One Elephas maximus indicus isolate mEleMax1 chromosome X, mEleMax1 primary haplotype, whole genome shotgun sequence DNA segment encodes these proteins:
- the LOC126069116 gene encoding melanoma-associated antigen 10-like: MPRPSKRRRYMFEQDLQPQGGTQGPEGGQFLVAEEEEASSSSTCSSSFPLSSSSSSCPLNLSTPEEVSATGTPSPSQSPQASCSPSAAVAASLSSNSAEGSSSPGEGPSTSQAQPDAEALLREAIDDKVADLVQFLLLKYQTKELTTKAEMLTTVIKEYQDHFPVIFREASECMQLVFGIDMKEVDPTSHSYVLVNTLGLTYDGMLSGDQGVPKTGILILILSIIFLEGNCAPEEKIWEALSVMGVYVGREHFIYGEPQKLITDDWVQEKYLEYRQVPDSSPARYEFLWGPRAHAETSKMKVLEFLAKVNGSDPRSFPFWYEEALRDAEERAQASVAATDATTAMASESAGAMSGSFSCPK, from the coding sequence ATGCCTCGCCCATCAAAGCGTCGGCGTTACATGTTTGAGCAAGACCTTCAGCCCCAAGGTGGGACGCAGGGCCCAGAGGGAGGGCAGTTTCTTGTGGCTGAGGAGGAGgaggcctcctcctcctccacctgctcttcctctttccccttgtcctcttcctcctcctcctgtccCCTGAACCTAAGCACCCCAGAGGAGGTTTCTGCTACTGGAACACCCAGTCCTTCCCAGAGTCCCCAGGCATCCTGCTCCCCCTCTGCTGCCGTTGCAGCCAGTCTGTCCAGCAACTCTGCTGAGGGCTCCAGCAGCCCAGGGGAGGGTCCAAGCACTTCACAGGCCCAGCCAGATGCTGAGGCCTTGCTCAGAGAAGCAATAGATGATAAGGTGGCAGATTTGGTACAGTTCCTGCTCCTTAAATATCAGACGAAGGAGCTCACCACGAAGGCAGAAATGCTGACCACAGTCATCAAAGAGTACCAGGACCACTTCCCTGTGATCTTCAGGGAAGCCTCGGAGTGCATGCAGCTGGTCTTTGGCATTGACATGAAGGAAGTggatcccaccagccactcttatgTCCTCGTCAACACACTGGGCCTCACATATGATGGGATGCTGAGTGGTGATCAGGGTGTGCCCAAGACTGGCATTCTGATACTTATTCTGAGCATAATCTTCCTGGAAGGCAACTGTGCCCCTGAGGAGAAGATCTGGGAAGCTCTGAGTGTGATGGGCGTGTATGTTGGGAGGGAGCACTTCATCTACGGGGAGCCCCAAAAGCTCATCACCGATGACTGGGTGCAGGAGAAGTACCTGGAGTACCGGCAGGTGCCCGACAGCAGTCCTGCCCGCTATGAATTCCTGTGGGGTCCAAGGGCCCACGCAGAAACCAGCAAGATGAAAGTCCTCGAGTTTTTGGCCAAGGTCAATGGCAGTGACCCCAGATCTTTCCCGTTTTGGTATGAGGAGGCTTTGAGAGATGCGGAGGAGAGAGCCCAGGCCAGTGTTGCTGCCACGGATGCCACTACTGCCATGGCCAGTGAAAGTGCCGGGGCCATGTCTGGCAGCTTCTCCTGCCCCAAGTAA